Proteins encoded together in one Gemmatimonadota bacterium DH-78 window:
- a CDS encoding NUDIX hydrolase — protein MMHAEWHRAEPRPFVARAYGGVVIDDRRRVLLREPTNHFGGYCWTFAKGGADEGESPSDAALREVREETGWACEAIAEIDGWFVGTTSDTKFFLMAPLEDHGDFHHETTSVRWASFEEAAELIAQTTVGGGRERDLAVLAAAAAMLSHPSGRVGAR, from the coding sequence ATGATGCACGCCGAGTGGCATCGAGCCGAACCCCGGCCCTTCGTGGCGCGGGCCTACGGCGGGGTGGTGATCGACGATCGACGTCGGGTGCTTCTGCGCGAGCCCACGAATCACTTCGGCGGGTACTGCTGGACTTTCGCGAAAGGTGGGGCCGACGAGGGGGAGTCCCCGAGTGACGCCGCGCTGCGTGAGGTGCGCGAGGAGACGGGGTGGGCCTGCGAGGCGATCGCCGAGATCGATGGCTGGTTCGTGGGCACGACGAGCGACACGAAGTTCTTTCTGATGGCTCCGCTCGAGGATCACGGCGACTTCCACCACGAGACCACGTCCGTGCGCTGGGCGAGCTTCGAGGAGGCCGCGGAGCTCATCGCGCAGACCACGGTGGGCGGCGGTCGGGAGCGCGATCTGGCCGTGCTGGCCGCGGCTGCCGCGATGCTGTCACACCCCTCCGGTAGGGTTGGGGCTCGTTGA
- a CDS encoding type II toxin-antitoxin system RelE/ParE family toxin, which translates to MAIEFRDRGTEDVFNGVDSKAARKLVPAELVDRAREKLFLVDDAETIQDLRSPPGNRIEALKGDRRGQHSIRINEQYRVCFRWTERGAREVEIVDYHG; encoded by the coding sequence ATGGCCATCGAGTTCCGTGATCGTGGTACCGAGGACGTCTTCAACGGGGTCGATTCGAAGGCCGCGAGGAAGCTGGTACCTGCGGAATTGGTCGATCGAGCGCGTGAGAAGCTCTTCCTGGTCGACGACGCGGAGACGATCCAGGATCTCCGAAGCCCCCCCGGGAACCGGATCGAAGCGCTGAAGGGCGACCGGAGGGGGCAGCACAGCATCCGGATCAACGAGCAGTACCGTGTTTGTTTCCGGTGGACTGAGCGCGGTGCCCGGGAGGTCGAGATCGTGGACTACCACGGATAG
- a CDS encoding sigma-70 family RNA polymerase sigma factor produces MLASIREGDTDALRRLVPLVYDDLRAIAHGRISGERNDHTLDTTAVVHEAYVRLVDGEGRDWRDRAHFFAVASSVMRHILIDYARMKGAKKRGGGVVPIPLGEVQAGRDPDFVDVLELHDALERLSMHDERLERIVECRFFGGMSMEETAEALGVSVRTANRDWRRARAYLYDALRS; encoded by the coding sequence ATGCTCGCGTCGATCAGGGAAGGAGATACCGACGCCCTGCGTCGACTCGTGCCCCTCGTCTACGACGACCTGCGCGCCATTGCCCACGGCCGCATTTCCGGCGAGCGGAACGACCACACGCTCGATACCACGGCGGTGGTGCACGAGGCCTACGTTCGGCTGGTCGATGGTGAGGGCCGGGACTGGCGCGATCGAGCCCATTTCTTCGCTGTAGCCAGCAGCGTGATGCGACACATCCTCATCGACTACGCGCGGATGAAAGGCGCGAAGAAGCGAGGAGGGGGTGTCGTTCCGATCCCGCTGGGCGAAGTGCAGGCCGGCAGGGATCCGGACTTCGTGGACGTACTGGAACTCCACGACGCTCTCGAGCGGCTCTCGATGCACGACGAGCGTCTCGAGCGCATCGTGGAATGCCGGTTCTTCGGGGGAATGAGCATGGAGGAAACCGCAGAGGCACTGGGCGTGTCGGTGCGGACGGCCAACCGGGATTGGCGCCGGGCTCGGGCGTACCTCTACGACGCGCTGCGCTCGTGA
- a CDS encoding Ig-like domain-containing protein, protein MTSSSRLAARVLLVALLSIAAASCGSDSTGPASDTPETPVATSIAVDPATTSLTAVGATVQLSATVRDQSGGVMSGASVSWTSGNPAVATVSAGGLVTAVSAGSATISAASGSATQSASLTVTQVVSSVAVTPSDATVGQGESTSFQATALDANANPIAGASLSWSSGDSNIATVSAAGLVRGMSAGTTTITASAGSVQGSGVVTVLPPPVTSVTLVGLGRVKVGDAYDYSLTARLADGTVVSRPVTWGVLDASRGAIDQSGRLVPLRSGTVTILATIDGVVWSVDVTAYDWQVLSGSTTSFLVLDADVEITNKFGSSEYPELVLSCNTSTQNFFAWVSTEGFVTESGRVAYGFDEGSIVTQTWIEFDNFSALGHPGPTNLQTKSFATAMAGARTFAFGFTEFRGSAKVTLFRVTGLSSLLPSLMSLCPSNAVVAGAPAIDQARIVSEWRELRGSEGATSELRTAREDRRNVEAALTDGVSAEAFPALAVQGPVREEIPATRRGN, encoded by the coding sequence ATGACTTCATCGTCCAGGCTCGCCGCGAGGGTCCTCCTCGTGGCCCTGCTCTCCATCGCCGCCGCGAGCTGCGGCAGCGACTCCACCGGACCGGCTTCGGACACTCCGGAGACGCCGGTCGCCACCTCGATCGCGGTCGATCCGGCCACGACGTCGCTCACCGCGGTGGGGGCCACGGTGCAACTGAGCGCCACCGTCCGCGATCAGTCGGGCGGCGTGATGAGCGGTGCGTCCGTGAGCTGGACCAGCGGCAATCCCGCCGTCGCCACCGTGTCGGCCGGCGGGCTCGTGACTGCGGTCTCGGCGGGCAGCGCCACGATCTCGGCCGCCTCGGGATCGGCCACGCAGAGTGCGTCGCTCACCGTGACCCAGGTGGTGTCGTCGGTGGCCGTCACCCCGTCCGACGCCACGGTCGGGCAGGGCGAGAGCACCTCGTTTCAGGCCACGGCGCTCGATGCCAACGCCAACCCCATCGCCGGGGCGTCGCTGTCGTGGAGCAGCGGGGACTCCAATATCGCCACCGTCTCGGCCGCGGGGCTGGTGCGGGGCATGTCGGCCGGCACCACCACGATCACGGCCTCGGCCGGGAGTGTGCAGGGCAGCGGCGTGGTGACGGTGCTGCCGCCGCCGGTCACGTCGGTCACCCTCGTCGGGCTCGGCCGGGTGAAGGTGGGCGATGCCTACGACTACTCCCTGACGGCGCGCCTCGCCGACGGCACGGTGGTGAGTCGGCCGGTCACCTGGGGCGTGCTCGATGCCAGCCGCGGCGCGATCGATCAGAGCGGCCGCCTGGTGCCGCTTCGCTCCGGCACGGTCACGATCCTGGCCACGATCGACGGGGTGGTGTGGTCGGTCGACGTGACAGCCTACGACTGGCAGGTGCTGAGCGGCTCGACCACCTCGTTCCTGGTGCTCGATGCGGATGTCGAGATCACCAACAAGTTCGGGAGCTCGGAGTATCCGGAGCTGGTGCTCTCCTGCAACACGTCCACGCAGAACTTCTTCGCGTGGGTGAGCACCGAAGGCTTCGTGACGGAGAGCGGGCGCGTCGCCTACGGGTTCGACGAGGGGTCGATCGTCACCCAGACGTGGATCGAGTTCGACAACTTCAGCGCTCTGGGCCACCCGGGCCCCACCAACCTCCAGACGAAGAGCTTCGCCACGGCGATGGCCGGCGCCCGCACCTTCGCCTTCGGCTTCACCGAGTTTCGCGGTTCGGCCAAGGTCACCCTCTTCCGGGTGACCGGGCTGAGCAGTCTTCTGCCCTCGCTCATGTCGCTCTGCCCGAGCAACGCGGTGGTGGCCGGCGCGCCCGCGATCGATCAGGCGCGCATCGTGTCGGAGTGGCGCGAGCTCCGCGGATCCGAGGGCGCGACGAGCGAGCTGCGCACCGCGCGTGAGGATCGGCGCAACGTCGAGGCGGCGCTGACGGACGGGGTCTCGGCCGAGGCCTTCCCGGCGCTGGCCGTGCAGGGGCCGGTGCGCGAGGAGATCCCGGCCACGCGGCGCGGGAACTGA
- a CDS encoding serine/threonine-protein kinase yields MTPGDETAGWARIDALFQAALEVAPRHWDDVLESAEASDAERREVLRLLEADRAAEGFLARPMDTVCREDWAAAMAHVGVSPARELDRTGQLLGAYRLTERLGRGGMASVYRGERVDGAFQQAVAVKIIRRGVDTDDVVARFLAERQILSSLNHPNIARVVDGGATDDGQPYLVMELVEGRPLARYADEERLSTKERLALLLQVTDAVAHAHRALVVHRDLKPSNILVTAEGQVRLLDFGIAKLLDPGAWPGPSHATRTGMRLLTPEYASPEQLRGEPVTTASDVYQLGALMHRLLTGAALGHAAPGALSGDLRRVVMKAVADEPERRYASVQSLGDDLRRYLSGHPVQARVPSPAYRLRKFLGRHRWVAPVGAAAMLAGGVYVVTLNRHTAALERERNVAQTEASTAEAVTDFLAGLFAGADPYAGGSAELPVRTLLDQGAARVLEEVWPRPDIRVRLIAAVTRAYVDLHLYEDAVSFARAALGVGADESWHLPLPAGTVQASEPMLREIESLVGYAGVQLAATSEGRMLLEGLVAQRRARGDTLGAAWVRDLAAISQGHFQEGNAEAGARVTNQWLPHAEVLDGAPTPLTLMALDRLFHLSFEELDVDASEGLALRQLQQARALHPDTTPAVAHAYEDLASVRVRAGRWADAAEPARAAADLTAAMFGRDNATTSYAVETLASVFLELGRVDEALALQREVTEVRIRALGEDHMIIPMTRYQLGRALRAAGDLGAARDTLGWALDRTLAMFGPTSRMTAVMLEELGRVRLALGELAGAEALLTQAGEIYDKAYEATDLRRVAWTLTVAQLRVVQGRSSEARALLEAQAASLLDAGMGDHPLSIQVDAALAPLPRR; encoded by the coding sequence GTGACCCCCGGAGACGAAACCGCCGGGTGGGCCCGCATCGACGCGCTCTTCCAGGCGGCCCTGGAGGTGGCCCCCCGCCACTGGGACGACGTGCTCGAGTCGGCCGAGGCCAGCGACGCCGAGCGTCGGGAAGTGCTCCGCCTCCTCGAGGCGGACCGGGCAGCGGAAGGGTTCCTGGCACGACCCATGGACACCGTCTGCCGGGAGGACTGGGCGGCGGCGATGGCCCACGTGGGTGTCTCCCCCGCCCGGGAACTCGACCGCACCGGCCAGCTCCTGGGCGCCTATCGTCTGACGGAGCGGTTGGGTCGCGGCGGCATGGCGTCGGTCTATCGGGGCGAGCGGGTGGACGGTGCCTTCCAGCAGGCGGTGGCGGTGAAGATCATCCGCCGGGGCGTCGACACCGACGATGTGGTGGCTCGGTTTCTGGCCGAGCGCCAGATCCTCTCCTCCCTCAACCATCCCAACATCGCCCGGGTAGTGGACGGCGGGGCCACCGACGACGGGCAGCCCTACCTGGTGATGGAGCTCGTGGAAGGCCGCCCGCTTGCGCGCTATGCCGATGAGGAGCGGCTCTCCACAAAGGAGCGCCTGGCGCTCCTCCTGCAGGTCACCGACGCCGTGGCCCACGCCCACCGCGCACTGGTCGTGCACCGCGATCTGAAGCCGTCCAACATTCTCGTTACCGCCGAGGGACAGGTGCGGCTCCTCGACTTCGGTATCGCCAAGCTTCTGGACCCTGGGGCGTGGCCCGGCCCCAGCCACGCCACCCGCACCGGGATGCGGCTCCTGACCCCCGAGTACGCGAGTCCGGAGCAACTCCGTGGCGAGCCGGTGACCACCGCCTCCGACGTGTATCAGCTCGGCGCGCTGATGCACCGGCTCCTGACCGGAGCCGCGCTCGGACATGCGGCGCCCGGTGCGCTGTCCGGCGACCTCCGTCGAGTAGTCATGAAGGCCGTGGCCGACGAGCCGGAGCGCCGGTATGCCTCGGTGCAGAGCCTCGGCGACGACCTTCGTCGGTACCTGTCCGGGCACCCGGTGCAGGCGCGGGTCCCGAGTCCGGCATACCGCCTACGGAAGTTTCTGGGCCGCCACCGCTGGGTAGCGCCCGTGGGTGCCGCCGCCATGCTCGCGGGAGGGGTGTACGTGGTGACCCTGAACCGCCACACCGCCGCCCTGGAGCGGGAGCGCAACGTCGCACAGACGGAAGCGAGCACGGCGGAGGCGGTGACGGACTTCCTGGCCGGCCTCTTCGCAGGGGCCGACCCCTACGCTGGCGGGAGCGCGGAGTTGCCGGTCCGGACGTTGCTGGACCAGGGCGCGGCACGCGTCCTGGAGGAGGTGTGGCCTCGGCCGGATATCCGCGTCCGTCTCATCGCGGCGGTGACCCGCGCGTACGTCGACCTGCATCTCTACGAAGACGCCGTCTCCTTCGCCCGGGCCGCCCTGGGCGTGGGCGCGGACGAAAGCTGGCACCTGCCCCTGCCCGCCGGGACCGTGCAGGCGTCGGAGCCGATGCTCAGGGAGATCGAGAGCCTGGTCGGCTACGCGGGCGTCCAGCTCGCCGCGACGTCCGAAGGGCGGATGCTCCTGGAGGGGCTGGTGGCGCAGCGACGCGCCCGGGGAGACACGCTGGGTGCGGCTTGGGTCCGGGACCTGGCCGCCATCTCCCAGGGTCACTTCCAGGAGGGGAACGCCGAAGCCGGGGCGCGGGTCACGAACCAGTGGCTCCCCCACGCCGAGGTGCTCGACGGGGCCCCCACCCCCCTCACACTCATGGCCCTGGACCGGCTCTTCCACCTGTCGTTCGAGGAACTCGACGTGGACGCGTCCGAGGGTCTGGCCCTCCGCCAGCTCCAGCAGGCCCGGGCCCTGCACCCCGACACCACCCCGGCGGTGGCCCACGCCTACGAAGACCTCGCCAGCGTGCGGGTGCGGGCAGGTCGTTGGGCCGATGCGGCGGAGCCCGCCCGGGCCGCGGCCGACCTCACCGCCGCCATGTTCGGTCGAGACAACGCCACCACCTCGTACGCGGTGGAGACCCTCGCCTCGGTCTTCCTGGAGCTCGGGCGTGTGGACGAGGCGCTGGCACTCCAGCGCGAGGTCACCGAGGTGCGGATTCGGGCTTTGGGCGAAGACCACATGATCATCCCCATGACCCGCTACCAGCTCGGGCGAGCGCTCCGTGCCGCCGGCGACCTGGGTGCCGCACGAGACACCCTGGGATGGGCGCTGGACCGCACCTTGGCCATGTTCGGTCCCACCAGCCGCATGACCGCCGTGATGCTCGAGGAGCTCGGTCGGGTGCGCCTCGCCCTGGGCGAGTTGGCCGGCGCCGAAGCGCTCCTGACGCAGGCCGGCGAGATCTACGACAAGGCGTACGAGGCGACCGACCTCCGTCGGGTGGCCTGGACCCTGACCGTGGCGCAGCTCAGGGTCGTCCAGGGGCGGTCGAGCGAGGCGCGGGCTCTCCTCGAGGCCCAGGCCGCCTCCCTCCTGGACGCGGGGATGGGCGACCACCCGCTCAGCATCCAGGTGGACGCGGCCCTGGCGCCCCTCCCCCGCCGGTAG
- a CDS encoding HigA family addiction module antitoxin has protein sequence MVRVPTHRAPSHPGAMLLQEFLEPLGVTQTELAERMEIPFQRVNSLVNGRRSITPDTALRLAKVFETTPGFWMNHQLRWDLFHAQEEASDALERIEPLPRDGLARTG, from the coding sequence ATGGTACGGGTCCCAACGCATCGAGCACCGAGTCATCCCGGGGCGATGTTGCTGCAGGAGTTTCTCGAGCCGCTGGGTGTGACCCAGACGGAGTTGGCAGAGCGCATGGAGATCCCCTTCCAGCGCGTGAACAGCCTCGTGAACGGGCGTCGCTCCATCACACCCGATACCGCGCTCAGGCTCGCGAAGGTGTTTGAGACGACCCCGGGCTTCTGGATGAACCACCAGCTTCGGTGGGACCTGTTCCACGCTCAGGAAGAGGCGTCCGACGCACTGGAGCGGATCGAACCTCTCCCGCGTGACGGTTTGGCCCGAACGGGCTGA
- a CDS encoding CopG family transcriptional regulator: MSKNVRTTVYLDGADYRQLKALARAEGRSAAELIRVAVAEYTARHRGQALPASLGIADTGVGTLSEDAERLLEGYGRD, translated from the coding sequence ATGAGCAAGAATGTGAGAACCACGGTCTACCTCGACGGCGCGGACTACCGTCAACTGAAGGCGCTGGCCCGCGCGGAGGGGCGTTCGGCGGCGGAGTTGATTCGCGTGGCCGTTGCGGAGTACACCGCTCGGCATAGGGGTCAGGCGCTTCCAGCGAGCCTCGGAATCGCCGACACCGGGGTGGGCACTCTGTCGGAAGATGCCGAGCGGCTCCTCGAAGGGTACGGTCGAGATTGA